A portion of the Polaribacter cellanae genome contains these proteins:
- a CDS encoding IS1 family transposase, protein MKCKKCKGLAVKNGKQSNGRQRYYCKSCKCSFQRSYNYNAYEKDINRNIYLFLRESVGITATSRLLSISKTTVIKRIKMMASKIVKPILNEKYQYYELDEMRVVVDYKQNEAWITYAINRDTKRIVNFIVGRRTKRNLSIITKSVLQLYPKRVLTDRLRTYIKLIPKKQHDTRKKNTTIIERHNLTLRTHLKRLSRKTICFSKNFQMLEATLKLYIWGNQLNFNL, encoded by the coding sequence ATGAAATGTAAAAAGTGTAAGGGTTTAGCTGTTAAAAATGGTAAACAATCAAATGGGAGACAACGATACTATTGTAAAAGTTGTAAATGCAGTTTTCAAAGAAGTTATAATTATAATGCTTATGAGAAAGACATAAATAGAAATATTTATTTGTTCTTAAGAGAAAGTGTTGGAATAACAGCAACTTCAAGATTACTTTCAATCTCAAAAACGACTGTGATTAAAAGAATAAAAATGATGGCATCAAAGATTGTAAAACCTATTCTAAATGAGAAATATCAATATTATGAATTGGATGAAATGCGAGTAGTTGTTGATTATAAACAAAATGAAGCTTGGATCACCTATGCTATTAATAGAGATACTAAAAGAATTGTTAACTTTATTGTTGGTAGAAGAACAAAACGAAACTTGTCAATTATTACAAAATCAGTATTACAACTCTATCCAAAACGAGTACTTACAGATAGATTAAGAACTTACATAAAACTAATACCAAAAAAACAACACGATACAAGAAAGAAAAACACCACAATTATTGAAAGACATAATTTAACTTTAAGAACCCATTTAAAAAGGCTATCAAGAAAAACGATTTGTTTTAGTAAAAACTTTCAAATGTTAGAAGCTACATTAAAACTATATATTTGGGGAAATCAATTAAATTTTAATCTTTAA
- a CDS encoding type IV pilin protein: MKTLLFRKKVPAFNMQELLVVLVIIGILVLIALPNLMPIISKTKALEAQNNLVHLYSLQRNHFFMYSKYSKDLNNIDFLSEKTVKNGGSANYEYEIIEATNNSFKAKAIAVVDFNGNGVFNVWEIDQDKNLKEVVKD; the protein is encoded by the coding sequence ATGAAAACACTTTTATTTAGAAAAAAAGTACCTGCATTTAATATGCAAGAACTTCTTGTAGTTTTAGTTATTATTGGAATTCTTGTTTTAATTGCATTACCGAATTTAATGCCTATAATTTCTAAAACAAAAGCACTAGAAGCGCAAAATAATTTAGTGCATCTATATAGTCTTCAAAGGAATCATTTTTTTATGTATTCTAAATACTCAAAAGACTTAAATAACATTGATTTTCTATCTGAAAAAACAGTTAAAAATGGTGGAAGTGCTAATTACGAATATGAAATAATTGAAGCCACAAATAATTCTTTTAAAGCCAAAGCAATTGCTGTAGTTGATTTTAATGGAAATGGCGTTTTTAATGTTTGGGAAATTGACCAAGATAAAAATTTGAAAGAAGTCGTTAAAGATTAA
- a CDS encoding type II secretion system protein GspD has translation MKYIYTFVFLFFCLCSQFVQSQNQEQRIQKIESTLDSLSNSISGLSKKVDFSVSNTELSTFIRAIAKNNKVNVSIDPALQQIKVSHNFSDATVKNVLLYLCKEYNLTIDFLGTILSVKKYSPPYVPRDIGIVFDKEKDLFSVNLQNDTLHVAFKKITDFTGKNLVFAPGIGNQTISSYIKEKTFESAIDKIAFSNNLSVTKTKDNYYLFETADAPNQKGITDTRRQKPARYRNSNFYFKVQDTIKQIIDVDFENVAIASIVKDIGFDLSINMFTSTPLTSAGNATVKATNITYDVLLAKILENTKFSYSKIDNIYYFGLKNQASLTNSVTIPLLHRSIEIMNSPIQNNQNSDFNNRSSQTFNRNQNFSNQNYNQNNQFSNRNNSVNQNLNSRGTFQDYSNNTDALLDLIPKKIKDSLSITTDVEQNAFIVNGNTQKIESFRKFLKSIDKPVPVILIEVMIIEVSNSNSVSIGLDLGLGDSPAKDKGTVFPNTEVTLGSSSINKIIGGLNGFGSLNVGKVVPNFYAKIKALETNGDLKIRSTPKLSTLNGHQATLSRGERSYYAVTQRDIIGSQNPQISDVKNYYPIDANLSIGIKPLVSGDGNITLSINVLQSSFNGERIDPEAPPGMDSREFTSTIRVKDKDVIILGGIEETSKNNSGSGVPFLARIPLIKWLFSKRTRKASKSKLSVLIKPTIIN, from the coding sequence ATGAAATATATTTATACCTTTGTTTTTTTGTTTTTTTGTTTGTGTAGTCAATTTGTACAATCCCAAAATCAAGAACAAAGAATTCAAAAAATCGAAAGCACATTAGATAGTCTGTCCAATAGTATTTCAGGACTTTCAAAAAAAGTAGATTTTAGTGTTAGTAATACAGAATTATCGACTTTTATTAGAGCGATAGCTAAAAACAATAAAGTAAATGTAAGTATAGATCCTGCATTACAACAAATAAAAGTATCTCATAATTTTTCGGATGCAACCGTTAAAAATGTACTACTTTATTTATGTAAAGAATACAATTTAACGATTGATTTTTTAGGAACTATTTTAAGTGTGAAAAAATATTCTCCACCTTACGTGCCTAGAGACATTGGAATTGTATTCGATAAAGAGAAAGATCTCTTTTCAGTAAATCTTCAAAACGACACATTACATGTTGCTTTTAAAAAAATTACTGATTTTACAGGCAAAAACTTAGTTTTTGCACCAGGAATTGGCAATCAAACAATTTCCTCTTACATCAAAGAAAAAACTTTCGAAAGTGCAATAGATAAAATAGCATTTTCAAATAATTTATCTGTAACTAAAACAAAGGATAATTATTATTTATTTGAAACTGCAGATGCACCGAATCAAAAAGGAATTACAGATACTAGAAGACAGAAACCAGCAAGATATAGAAACTCCAATTTTTATTTTAAGGTTCAAGACACTATTAAACAAATTATAGACGTTGATTTCGAAAATGTAGCTATTGCCTCTATTGTCAAAGATATTGGGTTCGATTTAAGTATTAATATGTTCACCAGTACTCCATTAACATCCGCAGGAAATGCGACTGTAAAAGCTACGAATATAACTTATGATGTTTTATTAGCTAAAATATTAGAAAACACAAAATTCAGTTATAGTAAAATTGATAATATCTATTATTTTGGACTTAAAAACCAAGCTTCATTAACAAATTCTGTTACGATTCCATTGTTGCATCGTTCTATTGAAATAATGAATAGTCCGATTCAGAATAATCAAAATTCTGATTTTAATAATCGAAGTTCTCAAACTTTTAATAGAAATCAAAATTTTTCAAACCAGAATTACAATCAAAATAACCAATTTTCGAATAGAAATAATTCTGTAAATCAGAATTTAAACTCAAGAGGAACTTTTCAAGATTATTCTAACAATACAGACGCTTTACTTGATTTAATTCCAAAAAAAATTAAAGATAGTTTAAGTATAACTACAGATGTTGAGCAAAATGCATTCATCGTAAATGGTAACACTCAAAAAATAGAATCCTTTAGAAAATTTTTAAAATCAATAGATAAGCCAGTTCCTGTAATTTTAATTGAAGTTATGATTATTGAGGTTTCAAATTCTAATTCTGTCTCTATCGGTTTAGATTTAGGATTGGGAGATTCTCCTGCTAAAGATAAAGGAACAGTTTTTCCGAATACAGAAGTAACATTGGGTTCTTCTAGCATCAATAAAATAATAGGAGGTTTAAATGGTTTTGGTTCGTTAAATGTTGGTAAAGTAGTTCCTAATTTTTATGCAAAAATTAAAGCACTAGAAACGAATGGAGATTTAAAAATTCGTTCTACACCAAAACTTTCTACCCTTAATGGACATCAAGCAACATTGTCTAGAGGAGAACGATCCTATTATGCAGTTACGCAAAGAGATATTATTGGAAGTCAAAATCCACAAATTTCAGATGTAAAAAATTATTATCCAATAGACGCAAATCTATCTATAGGGATTAAGCCCTTAGTTTCTGGAGATGGTAATATTACTCTAAGTATTAATGTATTACAATCTAGTTTTAATGGAGAGAGAATAGACCCTGAGGCTCCTCCAGGTATGGATTCGAGAGAGTTTACTTCTACCATTCGCGTAAAAGATAAAGATGTAATAATTTTAGGAGGTATTGAGGAAACTTCAAAAAATAATTCGGGTTCTGGGGTTCCTTTTTTGGCAAGAATTCCTCTTATTAAGTGGTTGTTTAGTAAAAGAACTCGAAAAGCATCTAAAAGTAAATTATCTGTTCTTATCAAGCCAACTATTATCAATTAA
- a CDS encoding PilN domain-containing protein: MIGKAIIYGNTFSAVEFAEKDKLHILQLKKKKDEFIITRNLEVDNFEELSQELNNLKHLFLVLNNEQVLSKKVISSQKEPITILRTAFPNLSLNDFYYQVHSSETCSFVSIVRKTVVNMLITKFQKAGISIIDFSIGNIGIQSLTSYLDNNKFFTSNAAVHIENNNIKEIEKTEVEKENYSVNDLEVSNTKLLSLAGIISYYTETSLSLISKELKTAYQQKRFFDVGLKLGSGLLLFALIINFMFFSNYRDKVSSLTNDLQLQSTYKKQLNTLLKKVNQKKTLVESIQSGSNTDVSKYLDNLGSSVPNTVLLSKIEYQPLEGVLKSDKEISFKKHTIIVRGNAKENNDFTNWIAFLEKKDWIENISIIAYGKGKKENKLSAFEFLITFKNE, encoded by the coding sequence ATGATCGGCAAAGCAATTATATATGGGAATACATTTTCGGCAGTTGAATTTGCTGAAAAAGATAAATTACATATTCTACAGCTAAAAAAGAAAAAAGATGAATTCATTATTACAAGAAATCTAGAAGTAGATAATTTTGAAGAACTTTCACAAGAACTAAATAATTTAAAACACTTATTTCTTGTTTTGAACAACGAACAAGTTTTATCTAAAAAAGTAATAAGTAGCCAAAAAGAACCGATTACCATTCTAAGAACTGCTTTTCCTAACCTCTCTCTAAACGATTTTTATTATCAAGTACATTCTTCTGAAACTTGTTCTTTTGTAAGTATTGTAAGAAAAACTGTGGTTAATATGCTAATAACAAAATTTCAGAAAGCTGGAATTTCTATTATAGATTTTTCCATTGGAAATATTGGAATACAAAGCTTAACAAGCTATTTAGATAATAATAAATTTTTCACTTCGAATGCAGCAGTTCATATAGAAAATAATAATATTAAAGAAATTGAAAAAACAGAAGTAGAAAAAGAAAATTATTCTGTTAACGATTTAGAAGTTTCAAATACCAAATTACTATCCTTAGCTGGTATTATTTCTTACTATACAGAAACCAGTCTAAGCCTTATATCAAAAGAATTAAAAACAGCATATCAACAGAAACGCTTTTTTGATGTTGGTTTAAAGTTGGGGTCAGGATTATTGTTGTTTGCGCTGATAATCAACTTTATGTTTTTTAGTAATTATAGAGATAAGGTAAGTAGTTTAACAAATGACCTTCAATTACAAAGCACGTATAAAAAACAATTGAATACCCTTCTTAAAAAAGTAAATCAAAAGAAAACTTTGGTCGAAAGTATTCAAAGTGGCTCAAATACGGATGTATCGAAATATTTAGACAATTTAGGTAGTTCTGTTCCAAATACAGTTTTATTAAGTAAAATAGAATACCAACCTTTAGAAGGCGTATTAAAATCCGATAAAGAGATTTCCTTTAAAAAACATACTATTATTGTTAGAGGAAACGCTAAAGAAAATAACGATTTTACGAATTGGATTGCTTTTTTAGAAAAAAAAGACTGGATAGAAAATATTTCGATTATTGCATATGGAAAAGGAAAAAAAGAAAATAAATTATCAGCTTTTGAATTTTTAATAACTTTTAAGAATGAATAG
- a CDS encoding prepilin peptidase yields the protein MNISLELLLIIILAILCYQDIKERKVSLFILVLGIVVGGFTHYLNQEITIFLYNILVNSLFVMIVFGILIAYSKWKMKTKIFDVFGVGDLFFFILLAVSLPILSFLIVFIFSLIFSLAIFISLKKRFKDSSVPLAGLQSLFFIIVLLFNRIVKNLDLYSM from the coding sequence ATGAATATAAGTTTAGAACTTTTATTGATTATTATCTTAGCAATTCTTTGTTATCAAGATATAAAAGAAAGAAAAGTATCTTTATTCATATTAGTTTTAGGGATAGTTGTTGGAGGATTTACCCATTATTTAAACCAAGAAATAACGATTTTTTTATATAATATTTTAGTGAATTCTCTTTTTGTAATGATTGTTTTTGGCATTTTGATTGCATACTCAAAATGGAAAATGAAGACAAAAATATTTGATGTTTTTGGAGTGGGAGACTTATTTTTCTTTATTTTATTAGCAGTAAGTTTACCAATTCTATCTTTTCTAATCGTTTTTATTTTTTCTTTAATATTCTCATTAGCAATTTTTATAAGTTTAAAAAAAAGATTTAAAGATAGTTCTGTACCTTTAGCAGGCTTACAAAGTTTGTTTTTTATTATTGTTTTATTATTTAATAGAATTGTAAAAAACTTAGATTTATATAGTATGTAA
- a CDS encoding GspE/PulE family protein, with the protein MENNSLEISTELLQLISSEQAYQYRIIPVEKNNEGIIFKTDTDNTGELSIELPIVLGEKVSFKREIKENIQKLLEKNYRKRAKNQQQSTLQYSEDFLLNIIHEAKEIGSSDIHFEIFEHQARVRLRIDGKLIEKYVISLEEYPKIINRIKIMASLDISEKRLPQDGRINLVTENEDFDIRVSSLPTLHGEKLVLRILSKNNVHVSLNNLGFTEEELKTYTTAVKKPNGIVLISGPTGSGKTTTLYATLKLLNTKDTNILTIEDPIEYTLEGVNQVQLKQNIGLDFASTLRTFLRQDPDIIMVGEIRDVETANMAIRASLTGHLVLSTIHTNSAWATVSRLIDMGIPSFLIASTLNVSVAQRLVRKLCDNCKKSETVLSFNSDIVKELKSVKKHFEAVGCPSCYQTGYQGRKAVYEIIPITEELVNNIKDKKLEINQYLQQNNIATLKQNMLDLVKKGVTSIEEVYPFLI; encoded by the coding sequence ATGGAAAATAATAGCCTCGAAATATCAACTGAATTATTACAACTGATCTCTTCAGAGCAGGCATACCAATATAGAATTATTCCAGTTGAGAAAAATAATGAGGGAATTATTTTTAAAACAGATACAGATAATACAGGAGAACTTTCTATAGAACTACCTATTGTATTAGGAGAAAAAGTTTCTTTTAAAAGAGAAATAAAAGAAAATATTCAAAAATTATTAGAGAAAAACTATAGAAAAAGGGCAAAAAATCAACAACAAAGCACACTTCAATATTCAGAAGATTTTTTATTAAATATTATTCATGAAGCCAAAGAAATTGGCAGTAGTGATATTCATTTCGAAATATTTGAACATCAAGCTAGAGTTCGATTGCGCATAGATGGAAAATTAATTGAAAAATATGTCATTTCCTTAGAAGAATATCCTAAAATTATCAATCGAATTAAGATTATGGCAAGCTTAGATATTTCTGAGAAACGTTTGCCACAAGATGGAAGAATAAATTTGGTTACAGAAAATGAAGATTTTGACATTCGCGTTTCCTCTTTACCTACATTGCATGGAGAAAAATTAGTTTTAAGAATCTTGTCTAAAAACAATGTTCATGTTTCTTTAAATAATTTAGGCTTTACAGAGGAAGAACTTAAAACGTATACTACAGCTGTAAAAAAACCAAATGGAATTGTCTTAATTTCAGGGCCAACAGGGTCTGGAAAAACAACCACATTATATGCAACGTTAAAGTTGTTAAATACCAAAGACACCAACATTTTAACAATAGAAGATCCTATTGAATATACTTTAGAAGGAGTAAACCAAGTACAACTAAAACAAAATATAGGTTTAGATTTTGCTAGCACATTGCGTACTTTTCTAAGGCAAGATCCAGATATTATTATGGTCGGAGAAATTAGAGATGTGGAGACTGCAAACATGGCTATTAGAGCATCTTTAACAGGCCACTTGGTGTTATCTACGATTCATACCAATTCTGCTTGGGCAACAGTTTCTCGATTAATAGATATGGGCATTCCATCTTTTTTAATTGCAAGTACTTTAAATGTAAGTGTTGCACAACGTTTGGTTCGAAAATTATGTGATAATTGTAAAAAGTCGGAAACTGTTTTAAGTTTTAATTCTGATATTGTAAAAGAATTGAAAAGCGTCAAAAAGCATTTTGAAGCTGTAGGTTGTCCATCTTGTTATCAAACAGGTTATCAAGGTAGAAAAGCGGTTTATGAAATTATTCCAATAACAGAAGAACTAGTTAATAATATAAAAGATAAAAAATTAGAAATTAATCAATACTTACAACAGAATAATATTGCCACTCTAAAACAAAATATGCTTGATTTAGTAAAAAAAGGAGTCACTTCAATTGAAGAAGTATATCCATTTCTAATTTAA
- a CDS encoding prepilin-type N-terminal cleavage/methylation domain-containing protein produces MKVTKLKAFTLAEMLVVLVVSSIVISMAFLILNMVRKQVKLIQANYQKKQEIQFFETRFSRDFNSYNAFFRNKENKLILKDTKDSITYTFSDNLIIREKDTFFLKIENKKLFLNGLLVENKFIDGIEIQFSEEFANKTIFIQQNKDATFYLNN; encoded by the coding sequence ATGAAAGTAACTAAATTAAAAGCATTTACTTTAGCAGAAATGCTCGTAGTTTTGGTTGTTTCGAGCATTGTTATTTCCATGGCTTTTTTAATATTAAATATGGTTAGGAAGCAAGTGAAATTAATTCAAGCTAACTATCAAAAAAAACAAGAAATACAGTTTTTTGAAACTAGATTTTCAAGAGATTTTAACTCTTATAATGCTTTTTTTAGAAATAAAGAAAATAAACTAATTTTAAAGGATACTAAAGATAGCATTACTTATACATTTTCAGATAATTTAATTATTAGAGAGAAAGATACCTTTTTTTTAAAAATAGAAAATAAAAAACTATTTTTAAACGGTTTATTGGTAGAAAATAAATTTATAGATGGTATCGAAATTCAGTTTTCAGAGGAGTTTGCAAACAAAACTATTTTTATTCAACAAAATAAAGACGCTACTTTTTATTTAAATAACTAA
- a CDS encoding type II secretion system F family protein, translating to MAFKLNNIASKKQNSSSFNIDKILKKEISFGNSFSNKKKEAFYTELSVLLNAGLTLKDALILVSEEQKKENDKILIEKIVAELIDGKNLSDAIKNKKEFSEYEYHSLRIGEQTGTLLKVSKELGFFYKRKNEQKRIILSALSYPIVVLFTAFLAILFMLQFVVPMFADIFKQNKVELPWITKKIMSASILFQDHWGVFFILILGLFLFRNLIKKKEWYQKYTSLLILKIPFVGEFVRKVKIAQFTQAITLLTGAKVPLLNGIQLTKKMIAYYPLETVLEKVESDILQGKSLHQSMGNYKIFDKKMISLIKVADETNQNETIFKRLTDQYNQEIEYKSKIISATIEPFIILILGAIVATILIAMYLPMFKLSTVIS from the coding sequence ATGGCATTCAAATTAAATAACATAGCATCCAAAAAACAAAACAGTTCTTCTTTTAATATTGATAAGATATTAAAAAAAGAAATTTCCTTTGGAAACTCTTTTTCCAACAAGAAGAAAGAAGCTTTTTATACGGAATTAAGTGTTTTATTAAATGCTGGATTAACTTTAAAAGATGCTCTTATTTTAGTCTCTGAAGAACAAAAAAAAGAGAACGATAAAATTTTAATAGAGAAAATAGTAGCCGAGCTAATTGATGGAAAAAATCTATCTGATGCTATTAAAAATAAAAAGGAGTTTAGCGAATACGAATATCATTCATTAAGAATTGGAGAACAAACAGGTACACTTTTAAAAGTGTCTAAAGAATTAGGCTTTTTTTACAAGCGAAAAAATGAACAAAAAAGAATCATTTTAAGTGCTCTATCTTATCCAATAGTAGTTTTATTTACAGCTTTTTTAGCGATTCTTTTTATGTTGCAATTTGTAGTACCCATGTTTGCAGATATATTTAAACAAAACAAGGTAGAACTTCCTTGGATTACAAAAAAAATAATGAGCGCATCCATTCTTTTTCAAGATCACTGGGGAGTCTTTTTTATATTGATATTAGGCCTGTTTCTTTTTAGAAACCTTATTAAAAAAAAGGAATGGTATCAAAAATACACCTCTCTTTTAATACTAAAAATCCCATTTGTTGGAGAGTTTGTAAGAAAAGTAAAAATAGCACAATTTACACAAGCAATTACTTTGCTAACTGGCGCAAAAGTACCTTTGTTAAACGGAATCCAATTAACAAAAAAAATGATTGCTTATTATCCACTTGAAACGGTTTTAGAAAAAGTTGAAAGTGATATTCTTCAAGGAAAAAGTTTACATCAAAGTATGGGGAACTACAAAATATTCGATAAAAAAATGATTTCCCTCATTAAAGTTGCGGATGAAACCAACCAAAACGAAACGATTTTTAAAAGACTTACAGATCAATACAATCAAGAAATCGAATACAAATCTAAAATTATTTCTGCCACTATTGAACCTTTTATAATTCTAATCTTGGGAGCTATTGTTGCGACTATCTTAATCGCGATGTACTTACCGATGTTTAAGTTGAGCACAGTGATATCATAA